A single Mangifera indica cultivar Alphonso chromosome 20, CATAS_Mindica_2.1, whole genome shotgun sequence DNA region contains:
- the LOC123204163 gene encoding transcription factor LHW-like, translating to MGDLEMGSVLKRKLESLCCSNGWSFGVFWSFDQQNQMFLTLQDAHYEEQMATVVDKMLLQVHMLGEGIIGEVALTGKHKWMFSDVLGGERNSTSPIGSQDVFQDDSDFHHLFSSGIRTIALISVESRGVVQFGSTQKMLESMKFLDQTKKLLQDMENSDGLIQLENPPTSLNRETDDISAIFASLISSGNSLNDNFGPVHDGSSRLLKGSPCLLSDLIQPSTFTSGIDHRSILSSHLCNQLQIPSGEPQVLSPEKSNALYQPMFIPSTSVKDSVANTPCLSSWSNEDSILTALEQPFPFGSVVQDSSNVCSAKADAFVHNSCTKGLVSIEKKMPDIVGEMMEDLSQISETEAKLPDMATNLPRFPEEFKPVDFAAYFSNSCKVEDLSQLFSPSQDNSDLLKSIGSSSVLSGMVQGDVSVDIPTKHPSNSVQSSISNSFVCNGQENFMNVHSRENDLFESLGLDFGCKRSGKRWEDCIKPVVGGDHSPISTCMPECVTDLDVGSKGGPRRGLFSQLGLEEILNGVSSSSSFSRCNFEDQLSSAKRRKVESFSSDSNQVPLTKLSFSDRSMGLMQPFCNQEMHDLVHKKDLLLKSQVGLWTDDGYSINAENSAVATAKKPEKPSKVSRKRARPGESIRPRPKDRQQIQDRLKELRGIIPNGVKCSIDALLDLTIKHMLFLQSITKYADKLKEADEPKLIGKEKGVLKDNMSSHNDSGGATWAFEVGGQTMVCPIIVEDLSPPGQMLIEMLCEDRGFFLEIADIIRGFGLNIWKGIMEIREDKIWARFIVEGNGQVTRMDIFWSLVQLLQQTSTFGTDSGNQASKAMDVGIPLLNSYQQPLMPVATSNQLG from the exons ATGGGTGATTTAGAGATGGGTTCGGTGCTCAAGAGGAAGCTTGAGAGTTTATGTTGCAGTAATGGGTGGTCTTTTGGTGTTTTTTGGAGTTTTGATCAACAAAACCAAAT GTTTTTGACTTTGCAAGATGCCCACTATGAAGAACAAATGGCCACAGTGGTTGATAAGATGCTCTTACAAGTCCACATGCTTGGTGAAGG AATAATTGGTGAAGTTGCTCTCACTGGGAAGCACAAATGGATGTTCTCTGATGTTCTTGGTGGAGAACGAAACTCTACTAGTCCTATTGGAAGTCAAGATGTGTTTCAg GATGATTCAGACTTTCATCACCTATTTTCATCAGGAATACGG ACAATTGCATTGATATCAGTGGAGTCAAGAGGAGTGGTACAGTTTGGATCAACCCAAAAG ATGTTGGAgagtatgaaatttttagatcaaacaaaaaaattgttacagGACATGGAAAATTCTGATGGGCTTATACAATTGGAAAACCCACCGACATCATTGAACAGGGAAACAGATGATATTAGTGCTATCTTTGCTTCACTAATATCCTCCGGAAATTccttaaatgacaattttggtCCTGTACATGATGGCAGCTCTAGATTATTAAAGGGAAGCCCATGTTTGTTATCAGATCTTATTCAGCCCTCCACTTTCACATCAGGGATTGACCACAGAAGTATCCTATCTTCTCATCTTTGTAACCAATTGCAAATTCCCAGCGGAGAACCTCAAGTCCTATCACCTGAGAAATCTAATGCTCTGTACCAGCCAATGTTCATACCATCTACTTCAGTTAAAGACTCAGTTGCCAATACCCCCTGCTTGAGTTCATGGAGTAACGAGGATTCTATTTTGACTGCGCTTGAGCAGCCATTTCCTTTTGGAAGTGTAGTCCAGGATTCTTCAAATGTATGTTCTGCAAAAGCAGATGCTTTTGTCCATAATTCCTGCACAAAGGGATTGGTTagcatagaaaaaaaaatgccaGACATTGTAGGAGAGATGATGGAAGATTTATCTCAGATAAGTGAAACTGAAGCTAAACTCCCTGATATGGCAACTAATCTACCTAGATTCCCAGAGGAGTTTAAGCCAGTTGATTTCGCTGCATATTTCTCAAATTCCTGTAAAGTGGAAGATCTATCTCAGTTATTCAGTCCTTCACAAGACAATTCTGATCTTTTAAAGTCAATAGGATCCTCTTCAGTTTTATCTGGTATGGTTCAAGGTGATGTTTCAGTTGACATTCCAACTAAACATCCATCTAACTCAGTTCAAAGTTCAATCAGCAATTCATTTGTATGTAATGGACAAGAGAATTTTATGAATGTTCACAGCCGGGAAAATGATCTGTTTGAAAGTTTGGGACTTGATTTTGGATGTAAAAGATCTGGGAAGCGCTGGGAAGACTGTATAAAGCCTGTAGTGGGTGGTGATCATTCACCTATTAGCACTTGTATGCCAGAGTGCGTAACAGACTTGGATGTTGGCTCCAAAGGTGGCCCCCGGCGAGGGCTATTCTCTCAATTAGGGCTTGAGGAGATTTTAAATGGTGTTAGTAGTTCTAGTTCTTTTAGTCGATGTAATTTTGAGGATCAATTATCCTCCGCCAAAAGAAGGAAAGTGGAAAGTTTTTCCTCTGACAGTAATCAAGTTCCATTGACAAAACTTTCTTTCTCTGATAGAAGCATGGGTTTAATGCAGCCTTTCTGTAACCAGGAGATGCATGATCTTGTGCACAAGAAAGATCTTCTTCTAAAGTCACAAGTAGGTTTATGGACTGATGATGGCTATAGCATCAATGCTGAAAATTCTGCTGTTGCAACAGCTAAGAAGCCTGAAAAACCTTCGAAGGTTAGCCGCAAAAGGGCCAGACCTGGGGAAAGTATTCGTCCCAGGCCCAAAGATCGACAGCAGATCCAAGACCGTCTCAAGGAGTTGAGAGGGATCATCCCTAATGGTGTAAAG TGTAGCATTGATGCATTGTTAGATCTCACCATCAAACACATGCTTTTCTTGCAAAGCATAACAAAATATGCAGACAAGCTGAAAGAAGCTGATGAGCCAAAG TTGATTGGCAAGGAGAAGGGAGTTCTTAAAGACAACATGTCTAGTCATAATGACAGTGGTGGTGCTACATGGGCATTTGAAGTAGGGGGTCAGACAATGGTTTGCCCGATAATAGTTGAGGACTTGAGTCCACCAGGTCAAATGCTCATTGAG ATGCTTTGTGAGGACAGAGGATTCTTTCTAGAAATAGCAGACATAATTAGGGGTTTTGGTTTGAATATTTGGAAGGGAATAATGGAGATTAGAGAGGATAAAATATGGGCACGCTTCATAGTTGAG GGAAACGGGCAGGTAACAAGGATGGATATATTTTGGTCCCTTGTTCAACTTCTACAACAAACATCCACTTTTGGAACTGATTCAGGCAACCAGGCGAGTAAGGCCATGGATGTTGGGATTCCTCTATTAAATAGTTATCAGCAACCTCTGATGCCTGTTGCCACTTCCAATCAGCTTGGCTGA